The nucleotide window TTATCTTTTTCTTGTATCTCTGTTGCTTCTCCATACAACCTAAGAATATTAGGAGCTCCTTCAAAAGCACAAAACATAATTGTTATGCGATTATTTTCGATTAAATGTGCAGAGGTTTCATTACCACTTCCAGTAACACTTAACCAAGCAACTTTATTTTCATCCAAAATTCTAAAGGTATCCATTCCTTTAGGAGATAAATTAATTCTTCCTTCTTTAGGTGCTGTAGCAACAAAAAACATTTTTTGGTTTTCAATAAACTTTTGAAGTCTGTTTGTAATTTTTTTATAAAACTTAGCCATAGTTTAACTGTTTAATCTTTTTAAAAAATTGATTTTAAATTTTTGTCCAATAGGTATTTTTTTTGAACCAATAGTAACTTGATTTCCTTCAACAAAGTCTAATTTACTTTGATTTATAATATATGATTTATGAATTTGC belongs to Tenacibaculum sp. MAR_2010_89 and includes:
- a CDS encoding pyridoxamine 5'-phosphate oxidase family protein, which produces MAKFYKKITNRLQKFIENQKMFFVATAPKEGRINLSPKGMDTFRILDENKVAWLSVTGSGNETSAHLIENNRITIMFCAFEGAPNILRLYGEATEIQEKDNDWNTYVNLFPKLPGTRQIFVVEIISAQTSCGSSIPFYEYLGERNQLNEWAEDKGKDGIEAYWEEKNQESIDGLKTKFSKS